A genomic stretch from Desulfotignum balticum DSM 7044 includes:
- the istB gene encoding IS21-like element helper ATPase IstB, translated as MSNTLVMDRIESNLTRLKLPRIYEVLGGLAKTAEEQGKSYLSFLDELLEEEVAAKEQRRIETALKISGLPYIKSIDEFDFAFQPGLDKQKIMGLFDLSFIREKGNVIFLGPPGVGKTHLAVSLALKACQSGMSIYFTNMEDLIIKLRKDHEAGKPGKGRGYYKSSLVVVDEVGYTPITREECNLFFRFIANRYEKSSTIITSNKAFGDWTELFHDPIIVTAILDRLLHHSAVINIKGNSYRLKGKKA; from the coding sequence ATGAGTAATACCCTTGTAATGGATCGCATTGAATCCAACCTCACCCGATTAAAGCTCCCCCGGATTTATGAAGTTTTAGGCGGCCTTGCCAAGACGGCCGAGGAACAGGGAAAAAGCTATCTGTCTTTTCTCGATGAACTGCTCGAAGAGGAAGTGGCGGCAAAAGAGCAGCGCCGCATCGAAACTGCACTAAAAATATCAGGACTACCGTATATCAAAAGCATAGATGAGTTTGACTTCGCCTTCCAACCCGGCCTGGATAAACAGAAAATCATGGGACTTTTTGACTTAAGTTTTATCCGTGAGAAAGGCAATGTAATTTTCCTTGGCCCTCCCGGTGTGGGAAAGACGCATCTTGCGGTATCCCTTGCGCTGAAAGCGTGTCAGTCCGGCATGAGTATCTATTTTACCAACATGGAGGATCTGATTATCAAGCTGCGAAAGGATCACGAAGCTGGAAAGCCGGGTAAGGGCCGTGGGTACTATAAATCCTCCCTGGTCGTTGTGGATGAAGTGGGTTACACACCTATCACACGGGAAGAGTGCAATTTGTTCTTTCGTTTTATTGCTAACCGGTACGAGAAGAGCAGCACCATTATCACGTCAAATAAGGCATTCGGAGACTGGACAGAACTGTTCCATGACCCGATCATCGTGACTGCCATCCTCGATCGACTGCTTCACCACAGCGCCGTCATTAATATTAAGGGTAACAGTTACAGACTGAAAGGCAAAAAAGCATGA